The DNA region CTTGATGCTGCCCTGATTACTGTCAAGAAGTATTGCGAATAAAGTCTTTATCCGGAGTAATGGGCACATGCCAATGGCGTGCTGCAGAAGCTTCGAAGCTATCCCCTGTCTATGATGTTCGAAGTGGACGTAGTAGCTCACCTCAGCCGTATAACGAAGTGCCATACGTCCTGGACGATATGGACTGATGGTCAGGTATCCGACGATCTGATTACCGTTTTCCGCTACCAGGATAGGATATCTGTCAGGGGTATGGTCTTCAAACCATTTCTTGCGATCCTTGATAGAAACAGGCGTAAGGTCCGCTGTCTTCTGACCCGCGGCAATGGCCTGATTATAAATATCGACAATCGCTTCGATATCATCGAATGCTGCAGTTCGTATATCCATTATTGCACCATTAACAATGTGATTTCATTTAGAAGAAGGAGCAGAAGCCCCTTTTTCTTATTCAACCGCCAGCAGGCCGTCTATAACTTCGGTTAGTTTTAAGCCGAGGTCAGAGCTGGATCCCACTTGAGCGAAAGCGATATACCCTTCCTGATCGATAACATAGAGCGTCGGAATTCCAGATACTTTGTATTCCTCAGCGACAGCATCACCTTCGAGAAGAAGACCGTATGTAAATGCGTTCTCCTGCATGAAAGCAGCAGGATCACCGGATTCCCACACATTAATTCCATAAATCTTTACAGGCTGATCCGCATATTTCTCATGAAGGGACTGAATC from Candidatus Aegiribacteria sp. includes:
- a CDS encoding GNAT family N-acetyltransferase codes for the protein MDIRTAAFDDIEAIVDIYNQAIAAGQKTADLTPVSIKDRKKWFEDHTPDRYPILVAENGNQIVGYLTISPYRPGRMALRYTAEVSYYVHFEHHRQGIASKLLQHAIGMCPLLRIKTLFAILLDSNQGSIK